ACTGAGTATGAGGTTAGCTCGATTGAACCCTAGATCTGAAAGTAGAAACGCACAGTCGTCAAGACGAAGAGGGTTCTTGAGCAGCCGCACTCTGGTCAAGATCCGGAGTCCATAAACAACCGTTCCAAGCGTAAACAGACAAGCACCCAAAATGATCTGTATAGTCGCAGCACTTCCAGCTTCCCATCTGTCCTGCCCCTTGGGCGGCTCCATCATATACACCTCCTCAGCCATGGTGGTTTGCGACTCGGCCGCAACAGTATCGGTTGAGCGTAGCGGAAGAGGTCAAATCAGGGAGGGAAGGGCCACGAATTCAGCGTTGAACCAACAATCTTCAGCCGGGAGATGATTGAAAGTTAATCTAATGGGAAATCGTGAGATCTGCAAGCTTATTCCTTATTCTGTTTCAACGGCGGACGATGTCAGGAGCTTTCTTTTTCGTCTGCAACGGCTCCACTGCTGTTCATCAAGGATGATCTTCCCGTTACGCACCCGAGGCAACAAGACCGATGTCAGTACTGGGGGCCTGGTAAAGGATTTTATGCCAGACCTTAGGAACTTGTTGAAAACTCGGGTGCCTCACTTGCCACTATGACCTACAGTTCAAGGCCAGCGAAGAGTGAGGCAAGGCCCTCCGCGCTCAAGATTTGGCACTTTTGCCCTGAGAAACGTCCAGCCAACATATTAGTCCTTTTTCTTCGTTAAGCTCTCCATGTCCAGCGATGCGACTCGCTTGATAAGGAAAGGAAAGTGGGCTAATTGCAACGGTCTTCAGGGGAATCAGCTTGGCATTGGCGGTTTCGACCAAGTGGTTTTGCTTTGTCTGATGCGAGATCCACATTAACAACAAATGCGTGACCTACGAATATCCATTTGGACAGTATGCTAGGCCGCTGGATTGGTAGGATTTCGGGCAATGAGCTGTAAATCATGATGATACGTTCCTTGCAACGAGCCAAGGCCGTTAACCAGCGTTGAGACAATGCTGGCCCATGATTTTCGCAAACATCATCTGACGGCTGTAGATCACTTCTGTAGCGTGCTTGTTATCCGTTATTATATATGGGGCCTGCTTCAGGAACAACAGGGCTGAAATCCCTTGCGTATCCAGGCCACTGGGCTGGGACAGAACATCTTGATCTGTAAAGGGGGCTGCGGCATCGTACTCAGCAATACCTATCCAGCACAACACCACAGCATATTGCAACGATTACCAAGCTCCGTTGGGATTTTTCACTCGGGCCTCCTCATCAACGACGTCTTGTACCAGTttttcagcttctgcagTCCCACTGTGTTTTGACGATATGTCACTTTTACTTTCTTTTGTCGCCTTCACCGTCTAGTGATCTGaccttctttctcttttctcattCGCCCGGAACGACCTCTCCTCACCCCCGTATCTTTCGTAGAAAATCATgtaaaaagagaaaacaacaGGCTCCACATCCTGGAATAAGGATCTGATCCTTGTCATGAGATCCACGTAAACCCACAAATCTTATTTTCGCTCTGTTGCTAAACTCCTCAGAAGCAGCACTATAAATGAGAAACACGGACCGGACCGGTGGAGGTTAGGCAAGCCGTTGCCTCCCGTTGACGCTAATGGTAATAACCATCTCGTGTAGGTTTCGTTTGCCGCCTTTGAACAAACTcaagaggaaaaagaaaagagaggttAAGAGCCTTGTTTCCCCTTTTGCAGACCCACGTCATGCAGAATTAGGATTGGTCAAGATGCATGAGTTGTTCAATCCTTCGAGCTGTTCCCTGCAATGCTCAGATTTCTCGCCTACACAATGTAACTCAACCGGTTCTGCTGTAGGGATCAAGACCCAGTACCAAGGCAGGTCCCCCTTTTTGAAACGGTTTTACTACGGGATCATTAGACGATGCAACACTATGTGATGATCGCTTCCGTCCTATCGGGCGCTTGGGGAAAGAGATAACGCAGCGACTCAGTAGCTTCCCTGTAGACCATCCCCTAcgactcaagaagctccattTTAAGTGCTCCATACCGAGGTATTAGCAGCGTTTTCTGTTCCTGGTCGTTGTGTATCACTCAATCCCCCTCTAGGACCACTCAaagcttggcttgcttgagaAGCATCTGGAGTCTCCTATATAATCTACCCAGTCAACAGCGGCAGCCGATACTCCATTCTCTTACAGGTTGCATTTTTAATATcggtttttctttttgcgACTCTAAAAATGGCAAACCCGTACCCTTTTCAAGACAAGGTCATCGTTGTCTCTGGTGCTAGTCGCGGGACAGGCCTGGCCCTCTCACGGTACCTTTTGGTACGTGGAGCCAAGGTTTCCATGGCTGCTACTTCGGAGGAGAATTTGAAGAAAGCCATTGCTGGTATTGAGCAGGATATCCCTGATGTCAAGGATCGGGTCATCTATTTTCCCACAGATGTCAGGAACCCTGATGATGTCAAAGCATGGATTGAAGGGACCGTTGCCAAGTGGGGAGAGTTGGACGGTGCTGCAAATGTTGCAGGTGGGACGATTAGCTCCCGATACCTCGTGGAGGACACATGCTAACCCATTTGATAGCCAAGATGAACAAAAGTATTCACCCCATTGAAGACCTTGAACTCGAAGAGTTGAAGGAGGTTCTCGATGTGAATGTCATCGGCACCTTCAACAGTATCAAGTACGAGATGAAGAACATGAAACCTGGAGGCAGCATCGTCAACTGTGGCAGTCAACAGGTCAAGTATGCTTCTGGAAATATGGGAGCATACGCAGCCTCAAAGAACGCTATCCGCGGCTTGAGTCAATCAGCTGCATATGAAGGTGGTGCCAAGTATCCCAAGAACCCCATCAGAGTCAACCTTCTATGCCCGTAAGTATTCCTTAACTTGCTAGAGATCAGCACTCACTATGATACAGAGGATGTATTGATACCGATATGATCCGTCAGCCTCTACACTTGCCCAAAGGTGCAGGTACATGGACGATGACGGAGGGCGATCACTTGACGTCAATCATCAAGCGCTACTCCAAGCCGGAGGAGATAGCTGCCTCCATCGCTTTCTTGTTGGGAGATGAGAGTAGATTCATGACAAAGCAGGAGATATATGTTGATGGTGGCTGGATGGAGGCCAACTATGTAGCTTAGGTGTCATCTTAGACCTGTCACCTGATTTCTAGATATTGACGCAACAAATGCCATTTACAGCCTCAAGTCCCGTATTCTTGCGCCTACAGAATGATTTATAATGCAATCCGCTCAAAGTCCGCATTACAAATGCATCTTCGGTAGTTTCCTCCGCCATATCGAAGCTGAGTGCTAGACATGAGGCTTCAGCACATTCCCCAATGGGAAACTGCATGTCTTGGCGAAGTCAACACGGCCAGAAGCTCGTTCTGACGCTTTCCGTAATTGGCAACAGCACTTCTTGGCAGATTTACGACATTGAAGTCTTGTAGCAAGATATTTACTTTCAAGCAGTATATAAATCCAACAGGATTACTATAATAGTCTTCAGTTCTTCATTCAATCATTCACatcttataacttatacTCACCTTCACTTCCAAAGCAAGACATCATGACTTCCGCTGGAAAATCACCTCTCAAGCTGATTCTTGGAGCCGCAAACGTGAGTAGTTGGACGTATTTGCTTGACTTAAAACTAATCGAACACTGATGCAGGTCGGAGACAAGGAAGCTGACCCTTGGGCTCGCTACGATACTCCAGATGAAGTCAATGCCTTCATCAATGTCTTCGCCAGACGAGGCTACACTCAGCTCGACACTGCTGCAGTCTATTCACCCCAGGCTCCCTACAGCTCTGAGCCTCGTCTCGGGGCCGTCAATGCAGGCGAGAGATTCGGCATTGACACCAAAGCAGATTTCGTGAAGGGCCATACCAAAGAGAACATTACTCATGATATCGACAACTCACTCAAGCTTCTAAAGATCAACCAGATCAATGTCTATTATCTTCACATACCTGATCGTAACAATCCGGTTGAGCCAGCCATCGAAGCTCTGGACCAGGGCTACAGAGATGGTAAGATCAAAGCTTGGGGCATCTCCAACTTCCGGGCCAATGAAGTTCAACAAGTGATCGATATCTGTGAAAAGAGAGGTTTCGTCAAGCCTGCTGTTTATCAGGGTCACTATAACGCACTTGTCCGCGCCGGCGAGAAAGAGCTGTTCCCCATTCTTCGAAAGAATAGCATGGCGTTTTATGCCTATAGTCCTGCTGCTGGCGGTCTCTTTTCTGGAAGCCACAAAAGTCCTGCTCCAAATGGACGATTTGACACGGCAGTGAGTAGAAATTCTGGGCGAAATTTCTTCCAAATACATGACTGACATCTTGTAGCACAAATCAGGAAGCATCACTAATTCGCTCTACATCAAGCCATCCATTCTTGGAGCTGTCGACAAGGCCATTGAAGTGTTCGCCAAGCATGACATCGGAGGGCATGCTGCAGCCCTCAGATGGACGGCGCATCACAGCATTCTCGACAAGAAATACGGCGACGGATTGATCATCGGTGCATCTAGCCCTCAACAGCTCGAGAGCAATGTTGATACGATTGAGGAGGGGCCGCTGCCTGAAGaagttgctgctgctcttaACGCCGTGTACGAAGaggctggtgatgaggtCTCTTACCATATGTAGTTAGCTAGCTTAGACTAGGCTCAATAGAGTAGGAGCACTTCTTGGCATGAAGTTGTGAATTATtaagcagcatcatcaatgcATTGCTCAAAAGCATCTCTGATCGTGACAGACAGTCGATAATTGATATCGATCGTTTTACTATTCGTGTCAATCTCTTTCAGTATGCAATTCATTACTGTGACCAATCCTGGGCAACCTGCGTCAGCCAAGACGACGCGAAAGGCTCACTCTCACGCAGCTCGCGTCGCCCATGCACGGACACGGAAACAAAGAATGGTGGACTACCATGACCAAAAGAGACAGCAGACTGCAAAAGGCCATGATGAACAATACAATCTATCTCCAAAACTTACCATACCATCGACCAGCGTTCTGCAGAAATCAACATCTGTGCCTTTCACATTACCTGGCGATTTTCAACCAAGTAAcataatttattttattaaatcGCTCTCGACATTTGAGCACTCTATCTTTAGTCAATGTGAGTTTCGCATGATTGGCGTAGGGTAGCATTTTCTAACCATCACAGCGTAGATCTTCAAACTGTCTTGCCTATCCAAATTGCACATTGCCCTATAATCATGGACATTGCAGAACAAGCAGCTGAGATCAGAAGCAACTGGATATTCTTCGTTTCTACTGATCAGGTTCTTCTACGAGGCTGTCTCCTTGCGGCATGTCGATACTTGGCTCAAGTTGAGCTCCGTGATGAGTACGC
Above is a window of Fusarium oxysporum Fo47 chromosome XII, complete sequence DNA encoding:
- a CDS encoding NADP-dependent oxidoreductase domain-containing protein — protein: MTSAGKSPLKLILGAANVGDKEADPWARYDTPDEVNAFINVFARRGYTQLDTAAVYSPQAPYSSEPRLGAVNAGERFGIDTKADFVKGHTKENITHDIDNSLKLLKINQINVYYLHIPDRNNPVEPAIEALDQGYRDGKIKAWGISNFRANEVQQVIDICEKRGFVKPAVYQGHYNALVRAGEKELFPILRKNSMAFYAYSPAAGGLFSGSHKSPAPNGRFDTAHKSGSITNSLYIKPSILGAVDKAIEVFAKHDIGGHAAALRWTAHHSILDKKYGDGLIIGASSPQQLESNVDTIEEGPLPEEVAAALNAVYEEAGDEVSYHM